One window of the Candidatus Wallbacteria bacterium genome contains the following:
- a CDS encoding PHB depolymerase family esterase translates to MSVCYVFMSGVILINAAGPIKPGEYEREMMQDKVKRTYILHIPPQYDGKKALPLVLVLHGGAGNAKQTAKWLGFSEKADKNGFIVVYPNGSGLLKEKLLTWNSGNCCGYALRKKIDDVGFIRLLIEVLENTLKIDPCRIFATGISNGGMMSYRLACELSDKLAAVAPVAGALNCETKMMKYPVSLIVFHGTADQHVLYKGGEPKKTILLGTQRVDKSVAESVGFFVKFDGCSTVSQKVEMGKNINVDIYSGGKNETEVILYTIKGMGHAWPGGTAYAPGADQPNLDISATNQIWEFFKSHPRKK, encoded by the coding sequence ATGTCTGTCTGTTACGTGTTCATGTCAGGAGTTATACTGATCAATGCAGCCGGCCCGATCAAGCCCGGAGAGTATGAGCGCGAAATGATGCAGGACAAAGTCAAGCGCACATACATCCTGCACATACCTCCACAATACGACGGAAAAAAAGCTCTTCCGCTGGTACTGGTGCTGCACGGCGGTGCAGGCAATGCAAAACAGACTGCCAAGTGGCTCGGATTCAGCGAAAAAGCCGATAAAAACGGTTTCATCGTCGTCTATCCAAACGGCAGCGGACTGTTGAAGGAAAAGCTCCTCACCTGGAATTCCGGCAATTGTTGCGGCTACGCCCTACGGAAAAAAATCGATGACGTGGGATTCATCAGGCTGCTGATCGAAGTGCTGGAGAACACCCTGAAGATCGATCCCTGCAGGATCTTTGCCACCGGAATTTCCAATGGCGGGATGATGAGTTACCGCCTGGCCTGCGAGCTGTCCGACAAGCTGGCTGCAGTGGCGCCTGTCGCAGGGGCCCTGAACTGCGAGACAAAGATGATGAAATACCCTGTTTCACTGATCGTATTTCACGGTACTGCAGACCAGCATGTGCTCTACAAAGGCGGGGAACCGAAAAAAACCATTCTGCTCGGAACCCAGAGAGTGGATAAATCAGTGGCAGAGTCAGTGGGATTTTTCGTGAAATTCGACGGGTGCAGCACTGTTTCCCAGAAAGTTGAAATGGGAAAAAATATCAATGTTGATATCTATTCTGGCGGAAAAAACGAGACTGAAGTTATTCTATACACTATAAAGGGCATGGGTCATGCCTGGCCGGGCGGGACAGCTTACGCACCAGGCGCGGACCAGCCCAACCTGGATATTTCAGCCACAAATCAGATCTGGGAATTCTTCAAAAGCCATCCCAGGAAAAAATGA
- a CDS encoding nitroreductase family protein — protein CYDTAVKESKDWFVQDCSAATENMLIAAASLDLGAVWLGVYPRNERVEGLKKLLNLPENLLPFSLIPIGYPAETKSKSRKFKPEKVLYLE, from the coding sequence TGTTACGATACTGCTGTCAAGGAAAGCAAGGACTGGTTCGTGCAGGACTGTTCGGCTGCCACAGAAAACATGCTGATCGCAGCAGCGTCCCTGGATCTCGGCGCAGTCTGGCTGGGAGTGTATCCCAGGAACGAGCGGGTGGAAGGCTTGAAAAAGCTCCTGAACCTGCCGGAAAACCTGCTGCCGTTTTCTTTGATCCCGATCGGATATCCTGCAGAGACCAAATCCAAAAGCAGGAAATTCAAGCCTGAAAAAGTTCTGTATCTGGAGTGA